DNA from Cheilinus undulatus linkage group 20, ASM1832078v1, whole genome shotgun sequence:
AAATGGATGTCATTCTTAAAGCATTGGATTTTGAAAAACAATTCAAAGACAGattgcatcattttaaaacattgtaATGAAGTGTAAAACACCTGACAACTGTAGGTCATTTTTGATATTGTACCAGATTTATCTCTGTATTCTGAATAGTTTTGGTCCCATTTGCAGCATTTAAATGCAACTATGAGAGTACAGCATGCAAGTGCAGAGGGGGGAGATTTAAGTGCTTGAACACCTGCCCCTTTGCACATGACACCTACTGTGCCCATTATTGAGGTCTTCATTTTTAtctagttatttatttattccttcatttattttatgtgtttgtgtttaatgtaTAAACCCTAACagttattacctctgccaaggaggttatgtgatcgacagggtttgtttgtttgttagcaacataactcagaaagttcgtgacagattttgatgaaattttgaggaaatgtcagaaattgcaTATGGAGTCACTGATTagatctggatccaggaattttttaaaggattctgtactattgggagatagggctaatggcgaagatctgcactctccgagtgcttttccaGTTCTTTATGTGTTATAATACATGGTGAGGAGAAGATGAAAATCCTTGTTATGAAGGTAAAACCAGGAAATTAATCGATTCCATATGACTTGAATATTTAATCAAACAAGCTTGCtatttgtttttccattgaTATGATGATTAATTGACTTATTGTTGCAGTTTCATGTCCATTTTCACTTTTGAGCACCTGCCCCTCTAAAGGCCTGTGCACAGGCCTGAAGTGCGTTGACCTGACACTTTAAATCTCTTTGATCCTTTGTGTTTAGGACCTTAAACGCTTTATTTTAGAAACATAACGTCCCTGCCAAACTACTGGAACTGGATTTTCATGGGTTGTTGTACTTTCATTGCCATCAAAGCTCATGTTTGATGACTTGTGTCAAAAGTAACACAAATCACTTCCCTTTTGTACCAAGCATCCTTATAGTGTCAAGTCTGGGAGCCCCACTTTGATCCTCCAGCCTAAAGCTGTTTACCAAGGTGAGTCTGATGGCCTTTATTTAAGTTAGATATTAAGTAGTAGTATGGAGGATAATTGTACTTTATCTTGACTTTCATCAGTTTGACTCCAGTCCGTCTGCCGTGGCTGATGTCTCAAACCAATATGTTCCTGCAAATCACCACTAGATGTCAGTATCGCCACACAGGTGAGCACCAGGACTGTCAGCCCTGGAGTGTTTTATGCAGAGCTACCCTGTTAACGGTATATAGAGGCAAGTTTCACTCAATAGAGCAACCAAAATTGGAGAGGTTATAAAAGCTGCTGCAAGCAGAATTTGGAGTAATGGTAAGAGGACAGCTTTGGGCTGCAATCTGATTGTTTTTCCAAACTTTTGCAGAAATTTttcatgtggaaaaaaaatgtattgaccTTGTTTAGCACTGCACTATTCAACTgatgtaaaaatatttctttgcaCCGTTGTTTCCCagcagaattttagatttttctaccTCAGTTATGATCTGCCATACAACCAGTAATTAAGCAGTGCTAGAGTAACTGTTCCCTTGTTCCAGTACAACTAACTGTTACACAATCATTTGACTGTGTATTTATCCTCCTTAATGGGACTCCTTTAGTTCTCATTTAACTGCCCCACTCAGGAATTATAACCAACAAATAATTTATCTTAgtcctgttttctttaatgTAACATGCCTCTTTATTTTCATAAGCATCTGTAATTAAATCTCATTATAGTTCTCTGCGTAATCCTTTGCCTCCAACATCTTTGTGCACAATAGCTGCATTTTTGCACAGCATTTTGTACTTGTGAACATGTCTGAGATATAAATATTCGTATCATTTAGGCTGGAAAAACTCACACCATGCGTCTTTAAAGATATCTGATGTCTTATTTCATGTGTGCGAATTCCTCCGTCCacttcccaaacacttttaCGCATGCGTAAAATGCGCGTAAAAACTTTACCACAGCAGTTTGTAGAAGATGACAAAGGTTTATTGAATATCAGTATAAACAGTCTTTTAAAGCGAATGAACACagtgtgatgtttttatattatGAGAGGTCTGAACATGAGAAAATGGACAGAATGGAGCTTGAATGACAACTATAGAGCCTTTCGGAAAATCTTGCTGACGCTCACTTCTCATGGTTTGTACATTGTAAAGGCTCCACAATGCTCACCATTGACACACTTTAGTATGACCCCGTGCACTAACAATAACTATTCACAAGTTCAAGAActgtatatacatttttttcctttttagccTATATGTATCCAAGAATCCGAATGAAATGAACAGCATTTTTAACGCCAAATAAAACGCTCACAATAATTTCTACAGCGTCTATAGGCAATAGTGCAATGAAGAAAAAACTTGATAAATTTAGCTTAAGTTTGCATGAGACCttacaaaaataatacaatacGAAAACATTTCCTTAAGTATTTACAGTGCCTTTCTATTATAGTCCTTTTACTTCTTCTTTGCTGATTTTGCTGTCTTCTTTGCTGGCTTTCCCTTGGGCTTGGTTGCCTTCTTTGCTGGTTTGGGCTTTGGCTTGGCTGCCCTGGCTTTCTTCGCTGGTGCCTTTTTGGCTTTTACCGGGCTCGCCTTCTTGACGGCCTTTTTACTTACTTTCTTCGCAGCTGCCTTCTTGGGTTTTTCAGCCGTCTTTGACACCTTCTTAGGCTTGGGCACCTTCTTGGGTTTGGTGGGCTTCGCAGCCTTCTTTGGTTTGGCTGCTGGTGCCTTGGCAGGTTTCTTAGAGTCCTCTGGTTTGGCCAGCCTGAAGGATCCAGACGCACCGATGCCTTTGGTGTGGCGAAGCATCCCGCTTGCCACCAGCCTCTTCAGGGCTAGTTTGATCTGCACATCGACATTGTCGCCCACCTTGTAGTTCTTCCTCACGTACTTCTGAATGGACTGACGGGACGCTCCGCTCCGGCTTGCGTCGTGAACGATCGCTGCTTTAATCATCTCCGAGTATTTAGGATGAGAGGCAGGTTTCTTGGGCTTGGCTGACTTTTTGGCTTTCGCAGGTGCTGCCGATGTCTCTGCCATGGTTACTGTTCTTTTCAGTTAGTTTACAGGAAAAAGGAAAGTCCTGGAGGTGTAATTTCACCCGAGTCAGCTGGTGCACCGAGTGTCAGGAAGAGCGAATAAAAAATGTCCAGGCAGAAAATAAAGCGTATCCTCAGAGGGTTGACAAAGCCTCACTTTCTGTTATCAAAATAGAAATATATCTCTTATTGTTCACAAAAAGTGTCGTGTCTGCCCGCTGGATCACTTAAGTGTTTTATTCCACAGGCGCTCCAGTGAACCTATGAAGCCTATCTGCGGACGTGATTGAGAACACCAACTGCCAGCAGCTGATCTAACGGACTCCATGGAACTGGCGCCGTCCCGTTTGTGTTTCTTCATCCTCCAATTCCTGGCAAATAAAAACGCTACAACGCAgaactgatttacaaaacattaTGGGCTGATAGCAGAGACATTGGGCTTCAAGGTGACACACTTGTTTGTGTTCATCCGCGCCGGCGAACAACTTTTATTCCCGGAAAACCTACTGGAAGTAGCGCGTGCTGTgatcaattttgcacaattcGCGTTAAATTGACCCAAACAGACGGAACCTGTGACCAAAATACCCATTGCATAACAAAATCTAATCTATGCTCGAAAGGATGCATGTTGTTCGGCGGATGTAGACTCTCGTTTTTGCTTTTAATAAAGCGATACATTTTCACAACTAACACAGTCCGGCCATTGACTTTGAGTGACGTGGTCGAGATTATTTAGTGTTAAACCTCGTATAAATTAAATGTCACGATGTGTAAGTCACAGATGACACTCAGGACGACAATAGGGGTGTATATAGGTTTAAATTCGGTGGCCTGGTTAGCTGTGTTTAAGGATTTTTGGACAGAATTGGTTATAAGTGTCACTATGGCAGTCGCCACTCGCGCTCCATTGTCAGGAAAGTTGCCAACACCTCCAAAGATCTGGGATTCTGATAGCGGGTCAAAATCTTAATCACTGAGGCTCAGATAGGGGTCTAGGTGTTTATTATGTACCCAGGTGTGAGTCCAGCTGCGTGGGGGGCTGCAGCCGAAACCAGAGTCCTTCAATATGGGGCGCAGTGATGGCTTTCTATTGTTCAGGAACTAGCGCATCAGGGCTCAGTCAACAACACCTTTGACATTTGGCTGTCCTCACTTCTTTTGGGGTCTTTACAGTACATCCTGGGCAACAAAgccctcaaaaataacaaagttaATCCAATTCTCCTgctttatttctaattttattatCAGCTCTGTTGTCCCTCCCTGCAACGCCATTTTGATTCCTATATGAAAGTCACAGACACTGGAGCAGGGTTTTCCCTCGACTTTTATGGCATGGGTATCTCACTTTTTGGCACtattttttgcataataagCAAATCGCTGTCTTCGCTCACATCACACCCTGAGTGCTAAACACTGGACAGGCGTGCACTTTATAAGAGAGGTGGTCCTCAGTATGTGCACCACAGTAGGATAGCCTATTACCTGTGTTAAACCATCATGATGTGCAAAACATTGTAAATAACATGTTAATTTTACACTTGTATGCTTTGTGCATTGCAGCCTTAGATTATTGCCATTAATTAAATTATGTACACTGTACTGGGGACTATATTAACCTTTCTGCCTCCACCTGTGTTCTGAGTTGAGGAtgagtgtttttatattttgtgcatgtgtgtcagaGTGTATGTGAGTTAGTGAGCACGGAGGGGTTGTATGAGTGAATACGAGGaacaggagagggagggggagtgAAAGAGTGAGTGAGAGCTGAgtggggagggaggggggagatGAAGGGATGAGTTGTAGTATAAAGCGCACGTGcacaggagagggagggggagtaaATAGATGGCAGAGTGAGGAAGTGAGAGAGTGATTAATGGCGCGGTTTAATGATTGATTAAAGGAGGAAGGGGCTTATTTGGTGGTGTTGTGTTTTAATTATATTATTAATTGGAAATACATTCCCAGTAATGACCGTTATTATAGGCTATTTAACAGCATGCCTATTGTTTAGTAAGGCTGTTAACAGCACGTGCGGTGGGAATATCGTACTGTTAGTTGCgctattttatttaattcttctgtttgtatttatgcttttttttaaaaaggttatATCTGTCCGTTGTTTTTGTCATCGACTTGTATGTTATTGTCTTTGTCCGCGTGCGCCCCGTAAAATGGGACTTCTATCCGGTCAGGCCACTCCCTCAGTCCGCCGGTAGAGGGACGTCCTCCTCACTGACTGAAGCTCCCAAGTCATTTCAAAGTCATTATAGCTATAATGAGCTGTAACCTGATGACCTcgatttttttaactgtatgaCGTCAACTATAGTAATCCAAAGATCGTCCCAGCTGCAGTTATACCcatttctgtttgttgttttagtatTGGTGTCAAGAGATAAGTTGATTAAGAAGTGATCAAATTTTTATCTGGACAGGTCATAAAACCAGACCAGTCATTAGAGTTGTTTTTAAGCACAAATACCAAATATATAATGTATCAGCAACTCAGATGGAACAATTTACTACTTTACATGCTTCATATTATACTATATTACATTACATAATGTTATATTTAGTGCTGCAAGTCTATGACTAATTGTAGGCTttgcaattaattaatcaaaattataaGCTTTGTAATTGATGAATCAAAATGAATTGCATATATAATAATTAGAGAAAGATTGCATTACTGGTAGATTAAATAATAAGATtgacaaaacaatcagaaagaaagtgcttttttaaaaaaaggaaaaagcttTTGAAGCAGTGGAGGTCAAGGACAATATTTCCATTATCCATTTACTAGTCAATCTAGGATGGTGTAAATCTGTGAATGtggattttatccataaaattaaaaaaaaaaaaaaaataagatcaCAGAGAATTTATATGTTCCAATCAAAGTTGCAAAGCAACTTTAGCTGGGTGTGTTATGGCATGATAGTGCGATTAATTggcatatattttttaatcacatttttcaccCCTGTGATTATTTAACCTAATTAATTGAAAATTCTGACAGcacatattatattatattagattagattagactATATTATATTtaaggctgccaaaattaatcaagttaattgCAGTTGATTAAGGTCTACAATTAGCGCATTAATATGTTTAATCCcaattaatctcatgctttattgtccctttctaCACACTTTAGTTAAGGCCACaacagcatctccctgcagccacagtgatccatcactgctccttaatgtcacatttaacactaaaaaacctcacagacagttcagtggacaagtcagaaatCATCTTCacctttttaatgatttcttaTTCATTTCCAATCCATAGTAAGTTCCTTTATCCATGATTAAGCCtgttaaaatcttcaatttACCTCTAGAAGTAGGTGTGTACACagaacaggaagtcagttacccttatagttaaacagtagaaaaattaaaaaatgacaaaaacagttcaaaatgcaaaatagtggaaatttaaaatgcagttttaaaaaaggtgaaattaatCACAagtaactacagaaattctgagatttatttcaattcagaaaatgtaatcttttgacagccttaattatattatataatatttagggctgtcagcattaatgcattaaccgTGATTATTTAAGGTCCATTATTAGTGCCGTATTTTTTGTAGCAGCGTGCTTTATCATCTCGTTTATCACACTTCTGTTAAGTAgcctctccctgcagccacagtgattttaaataagtccatcactgctcctttcacttttaaaaactcacagtctgctcagtagacaagtcaaaagtcaccaTCATTGTATTACCAAACatgtttacttttttacatTCCTAATTTTAGAATAAGCTCTTTGTtcctttttaatgtcataataTTTGATCTACCCGAAGTTCCTAATTTTCTTTCAAGTAAAGCAGCATGCATCCTGACTGTAAATGATTTACTTTTAGTCAGAGGCACTACAGAATggcttaaaattaaaaatggtagAATTCCAAAATGCCAATAAAATAGCTgattaattgtgtttttattcatttgacaACCCTAATTATactttgttttatatttctcCAGCTAATCTTATTCAAAACTAGGACTGAGCAGTTAaccaaaatttagattaaacttCAATGTGGCCTGCTGGCATTTTCTGaaatgccagtttaaaactttttattttgcagcagcaggagcagagaTCTTATGCTATACACATCACACAATCTTGCAAGTGTCTgttttagaatagtttacaaaataATCGTACTTTCCTCAATTTTGCAGATGTTTTCCTTTATCGGAATGACAATAACATGATCAGTCCCTTTAATACAATTCAGGCCGAAAATTGcaatatgggcaaaaaataatcacaactagatcttttaataaattgttcagccctagtttaatctatccaatattgtgttggttttgATATAGAATTGATTATTTCTTGCgcttgctgaaaaataaaaaagatgagGAACTTTAGAAATAATATCATATTAAATTGCAACCGCAATGTTGGGGAAAAACAGCAcgaagagattttttttccaaatcattcagccctatttGAAAGAAATCTAGCATATTCAGATGTAGTGTCTTTATTAGATTAATATTAGTTGTATTATATGAATACTGTACAAAGAAACACACGAGATTGCTGtgttttgaggaaaaaaaaaaggttcacgTGTAGGCTGCTATTATTGtcaatgcactctgggtagtgatgtcaaatagctttgttgtttttctttctgattgTACTCTCCTTGATCTACATTACAGTAACTTCTTCCTTATTGTGGTCTTTAATAAAACTGCATAAGGGTTCAAATTAGAAAGGCTTTAAGTTTGACTCTTCATAGAAAAGGatgtcaaaagaagaaaaatgcagCCACCTGACTTCACTACTCAGATGGCATAAATTGATACCAGCTGACAAGGGAagttatttttgaattttctcaaaatgttgAGATCtagagtgtgtttgtgcagcaaACATATAAAACATGATTAGGCCAGCAAATAATGTGCAAAATGTACAAGCAGTTTTCCAAAGTCGTATTTCTTATAACATTTGTGGTATATGTACAGCTCGTGGCTGCCAGTTGTCTAAAATACAACCTTATAATTAACAGCTattctactactactactactaataataataataataataataataatggtaatGCATTTTATGCATAAGGCTTTTTAgaatacacaaacacataaaatcaaAGTATCTTTATGTGGAAAACAAAGCAAGctaaaatcaaacattacaTTAAATCAATAAACCATCCAAGTCGTACTTTATTCATGTGAACGCCTGTAGAGGAAATCTGTTCGTTTCTCATAATACTTAACCCAAACCTGGAAAGAGTCACCCGAAACATACTTTACACATGTATTTACGGAAGACAGCGACGCCATCATGTCAGAGGTATTTTAGTGTTGCGTCTCTAAATTTATCTGAtaccaatttgtaattgtagCCGTTTAAAACCCTCTCAAGTCTGGTCCTGCCTCTGACCCAAAGCATTCTGGGTACTATCACCCACCATTTCACTATCAGGGCTGTGGATCAGCTGTCAGAACTATCCAGCTATCCACATGATCACTGTTCTTAGAAATGAGCATTCAGTCAGAGTTGCTTTGTGAAGTCAGattaaatcagatgttttttgtttactcTAGTGGTCTAAAGAAATGGTCTGGAGACGGGATTAAGATTAGATTATCTCTTTATCTGCGATGAATCCTCTCGACTTGTAACTTGAAAGTTACATTGCATGAAATACTTGACTGTCTCTTAACATAAATTCTTTAGCAGTTTTAGAGTCATTGTTAATATTACAAATTCTAAACTTTTCCATAAGTGAGACCTTAAAAACTTTATAGAATACATATAAGATTTAAACTTTAATCTGATTGATAGCATGCGGAATAAAGGCACCAAATAACTGCTTTGTAATGTGTCTCCTCGTAAAATTAGTTTTGTTCTTGTGCATTTTATGGCAACACAAACGCTACAATAACTCAACCAGTCAGTAATCTGCTTGATTACacatatgtttgtgtttttatgtaggTTTTAGCTTTTGGGTGTTAAGCAGTGCTGTTGTTACAAAGCTGAAAATATGTTAGAGCCATTTGAAACCAgtgcaaacatttttactgtaaaaaggTTTACTTTTGGATAAAATAACAAGAAATATGTTGTTTCTGGGCATCAGTGGCTCATTCTGTAGTCACTTGGGTTTGgaactgaagtttttttttttgttgttgaaaagaGACATACAatgccaaattaaaaaaaaaaaaatacctgagccagtcctgtacagtatAGAATATTGTACCACAAatgtaaaattgatgtttatatcaaattaaaatgatcatgtttcctgttttacttggcctactggcatcaaacaaaaactaaaagagaGCTTAAAAATGCACTTTCCACACAAATTGATTGCAATTCAAAATTTGGCTGCGTTTTCATGCTACTGCATGACAAAAATGGTGCATGCTGACGTCACGCCACAGGATAGTGGACTTCTAAGGTTGAAATTGgacttttgaaatttaaggtcataaaaagtattttcacTTGTGAGAGGTCTTAAGTTTTCAATGTCACTTTGCTCAAGTTGCATCTTTATCAAATCAGTTTTCTTTCCAGTTTTATATGAtgttaatcattattttttaatatactGTGTGTTTACTCAGGTTACAGTTTTCAGACCCACCAAGTTTCCAACTAAAAATATGTACAGGCCCCTTTATTTTAATAGGTCctctctgacaaaaaaaaaggtgtatttttctttttaaatagcAACACTATTTAGTATCAAGTTAGCATACCTGAAAATATGATATACTAAATATAACCATACAGTGTATTGATAGAATAGAGGCATTGAATGTGCCAAAAATGATCAGATCTGGGcatttttaacctaaaaaatGTATCTCCCCGctaccatttgacatttcaaaatagtgaaataaatcagaaaattcagtccTGGTCTGGTGTACCAAGAAATCTCACGTCTTTAATTTTTGACTATCTGCTGCACAAAGAGTGgtatttatattttcacaccaggtcttaaaaaggtctaaaaaagtattaaattggattttttaaagtatagGAACCTTGGtacaggatttttttgttgttgtatcgCTGCAGTAGTAATTCAGTAGTGTAAGGAACATCTACAACAATATTTCCATGGAAAACCGAAAAATTGCTTTGACTGACATTGTTAAAGGATTTCCTCAACTTTTTCAAGGCTTAACGTGCTGAAAATTAGGGGAAGTACGAATGACTTTGGTTGTACGGTTTGAAGTAACAAGCACAGATTAGCAGTTTCATAACGGTAAAAACTGTAACACAGATAAGACTGTTTATGTCTCAGTGACATCACGTGCTAAACTAACAGCATGCTGTGTTGAGACAACACAAAGTGTGAACAAGGCATCGACACACTAACAGTTGTAATACACTTGTACCGAGGCCAGCTGGGCTGTGAGCGTGCTCAGTAGAGGTAGTGTTTGCGCCCGTTCAGGGTTCTGACAGTTGTGACAACACTTGGATGTGTTAGCAGGTGTCATTGGCCAAGTGGTGTGCTGACTGCTGTACAACTGAGCCAAAAGAGGCCCTGTGGCTTTGTGAATGACTTCCCACTCTGAAAACACAGTCATCTCAGTATGTAGAGCAGGTAACTATTTCCACAATGTCAGCTGTCAAACAGCCTCTCACATGACAGCCATGTGTCAGGGCACCTGTGTGTTGTCAGTCAAAGCAGCAGAGATGACTCCAGCAGAAGCTTTTGTCATCCATTGTCTCTCCATTTTGGTcatctttttcattaaaatgcagagcTGTTTATCTACATTTCCCATGTATCTCTGCAGATACACATGTGACATAAGGACCACAAGCCATCTCATCTGATTTAACACATTGCTGTTCAAGAATGCCACATTTAGCCCTAATCCTGACTTTAACCTTTGACCCCTTAAGACTTGGAGACTTAGGTAGAGTTCATGAGTAACACAAGCTGCTACAGCAGGCTGCCACTCAACAAGAGCCACTTATTTCTGCGTACAACTTCTGGGGATTAAGATATTTACTGATTGGGTACAACCTAAGAGTGAGAGTGACAGACTCAGTAAGATACTCCAAAATTAAAAAGGCACCTACTGAATATACATTTGTGGTGGAATAGTTGGAAGatgaattgttttttgttgtgtgATTATACCCACTACACCATTGTgataaaagagacaaagaaatCTGAACTATTAGgccatttatttaacaaaaatacacaagtaAGGATGTCAACTCTAGCTTCTGTTTGGACCTGCTAAAGTAAATGTCACTGGCATTATGGCATAAACAGTATTTTGGGGAACTTTGTCAGGGTAGGGAAGGGCACTCTATCCCATTTCGTCAAATGAACCGGCACCCTGGAGGGTACTTTCTTTGCTTTAAAGCAATGGTTCTGAACTGATCTAGCATAAAGACTCACTACCACCTCCTGGATGACAAATCCcacccaaat
Protein-coding regions in this window:
- the LOC121528141 gene encoding histone H1.0-B, encoding MAETSAAPAKAKKSAKPKKPASHPKYSEMIKAAIVHDASRSGASRQSIQKYVRKNYKVGDNVDVQIKLALKRLVASGMLRHTKGIGASGSFRLAKPEDSKKPAKAPAAKPKKAAKPTKPKKVPKPKKVSKTAEKPKKAAAKKVSKKAVKKASPVKAKKAPAKKARAAKPKPKPAKKATKPKGKPAKKTAKSAKKK